The following is a genomic window from Pseudophryne corroboree isolate aPseCor3 chromosome 3, aPseCor3.hap2, whole genome shotgun sequence.
TGGTTCCTCTAATCATGAGGAACATTCTCCTGATAATTCAGATCTTGCTACACACAATACAGCTCATAAAGGTGAAACAGTATCATCTAGTTATGAATCTGGTATAAGTTCTATACATCAGTCAGCTTTTGTTAGGCATAAAAaatctcacacaggtgagaatccgtttacatgctctgagtgtgggaaatgttttacacataaatcctCTTTTGTTTTACATCAGAGGACACATACCGGTGAGAAGCCATTTATGTGCCCTGAGtgtaaaaaatgttttacaaagaaatccagtcttgttagacatgagatacttcacacaggtgagaagccatttacatgctctgagtgtaggaaatgttttacacataaatcctATCTAGTCATACATCAGAGGACACACTCTGATGAGAAGCCGtatacatgctctgagtgtggaaaatgttttgcaattaAATCTagtcttgttacacatgagagacttcacacaggtgagaagccatttacatgctcTAGGTGTGGGAAATCTTTTGCAAAGAAATCCAGTCTTGTAACACATGAGACACTTCACACAGATGTGAAACCATtttcatgtcctgagtgtgggaaatgttttgcaaataaatccagtcttgttacacatgagagactTCACACAGATGTGAaagcattttcatgttctgagtgtgggaagtgttttgcaaaaaaatcacatcttgttacacatgagagacttcacacaggtgagaagccatttacatgtcctgagtgtgggaaatgttttgcaaagaaatcacatcttgttacacatgagagacttcacacaggtgagaatccgtttacatgtcctgagtgtgggaagtgttttacacaaaaatctcatcttgttacacatgaaagaagtcacacaggtgagaaaccttttccatgttcagagtgtgggaaatgttttatttataaatcttatcttgttatacatgagagaagtcacacgggtgagaaaccttttttatgttctgagtgtgggaaaaattTTCCAAGTAATTCACGTCTTGTGGAACATCAGAGGTCACACACTGGGTATAAAccgtttccatgtcctgagtgtgggaaatgttttgcaaaaaAATCATATCTTATTATACAtcggagaaatcacacaggtgagacaccatttacatgctctgagtgtgggaaatgttttacacagaaatcaggtcttgttaaaCATATTAGAATTCATAGGTGAGAAACGGTTTTCATGTTCTAGTtgtggaaatgttttacacagaaatcaggtcttgttaaaCATATTAGAATTCATAGGTGAGAAACGGTTTTCATGTTCTAGTtgtggaaatgttttacacagaaatcaggtcttgttaaaCATATTAGAATTCATAGGTGAGAAACGGTTTTCATGTTCTAGTtgtggaaatgttttacacagaaatcccaTCTTGAGAGACATCACACCaatgagaagccatttacatgaactgagtgcgggaaatgttttgcacacaaattgtTTCTTAGACAACAGAAAGCTCACACTTCATCAATGAGCTGATATATGTAAAATAAGCATCAATAGTAAATATTGAGAAAGTGGTGTATGTTATTAATGTAAATAATAAAAGCAGACATGAATACATTAAAACATATACTTCAAGGTATATTGACATAACTGAGTTATTGAGGGTACTTAAAAGCTAGAGGGTAGATTTACTTAAATGCAAAACACACGGTTTTGATTATTTATTGCAGTTTGAAATTTCAGTGTGAAAACTTCAGCGAATCAGCCGCTTACAAAAGTAACTGCTTAATAAATCTAGCCTTTACCATCCACAGACATACATGGACTGtggtggtcattcagacctgacGGCACACTGCCTTTTCTCACAGCGCCTGCACAtgggtcgcaatgcgcaggcgcgtcgctcccTAGCGACGGCCGATGCCAGGGAGCAAGGGATCTAATGAAGAAAGCGATTGCGACAGGAAGAGACCGttcgtgggcgtcaactgaccgttttcagggagtgtccatggggcagatgtaagaacGTGCGCTATGTGCTTTTTGCACATAGCGCATGCTAACCGCTGCTGTTACCGCATCACCGCAATGTATGATGCAGCTCACAGCGGCTTCTTAAGGAATGCAGGTAGCGCACGCAGTGGTTTCGACTGCGACGCTGTTCCTATCTGAAGGTAAGGGCTCCCCAATGTACTAAGGCTGGGGCAGTGACTCACCGCTTGTTAAGCTCCCTCTGTCATTTCGGCAGATCGGGGCTGGAGTGCCGTTCTGCTGTTGGATCGCTctgttgttttgggttttttttgtacaGTGTCCATGTCAATAAAGTTTTCAATTGCCATTTCTCAGTCCCTTCTGTTGTATGTGGCGCGCCGCCTCCCTCAATTTGCCAGGCGCATTGAGCGGCTGCTGGCTGAGGATACTAGAGCCAGCTTGCATAAAGCGCCCACCTCAGTTCCCTGCATCACCCGCTTCCCGGCTGCCTGGGGCACCCGGCATCCGTCTGCATCCAACGTGCATGTGCAGATACAGTCGCGCGGGGGACGCTGGCAACAGATACAATGCGCATGTGCAGGGACACAACGAATGGGGAAGAGAGGGGTGTGACTGCATCGCCACCACTGCACATAAAGATTCCTTAAAGGGGCGGGAGCAGCATTCGTGCATTAGGGAGAAGAGTAAGTTCATAACACCGCGAAAATACAGTGAAGTGCCAAGTGCACATAAGGAACGTTAGGGTacactttcatacatctgcccccatgtttccTAGTTCACTTTTAAATGGGAAAGCAACTGGAGTATTTACTAATATGTAAGTAAAAAAAACTAAGTGCTGTAAATGTGTCTTTTTTGTTTAACAAGCTCTCTGCAACTTATATATTTCCTAATTACACTATCCGACCTTGTACTGTAATATGTATTAACTGTACACTGATTTCGCCTACTTCCATGGGGAACACTGGCATACGCTGGGGTATAGAGTGGTGTATGGAGCCTGGAACTTTAAGAActtatgagatcatctccgcgccgcctctccctatctagtaaatgggtcccaggtcgcatcgacccgagaGCCCGTTTACGCATCCACTGACCCGGTACTCAACtctggtataacactgctttattcccgggttgaattgccgggtcaggcaacccgggatttcggcaatgcccctttcacaccgcaccgacctgtgtcgacccggcaatatgccgggtcgataccaggttatttgtgcggtgtgaaaggggtataagagaagggccaggaggtgcacattgatagataagtataagcccaacttcAGTACTGTATAAGTgagtgggattttttttttctcctgttctctctctttctttttctccccTTGTCCCTGTTTATtttgtattatcaattactgtcCTATTGTTGTATATTATTTCTCGTCACAGCTAGGCTATGATACTACTGTATTGCAGTACATAGACAGTTTTTCtcgctctttttttttttcttctgaaggTTACAGGGAATCCGACCTAACAAACGagatgggtggggctgtgattggggatttctctcagtgcatgttgtgcaagatgtacgtgcacctggagcaaccgtcccagtgtgattacatctgcacgaggtgtgtgcgaacggttgccctggaagcccaggtaactgatctagagcaaaccgttacgcggctgagggagattcacaatctcgagcaaggcttagatagaacggtggaggagttgcgggaggggtcactggtagatgaggaggaCCAGGCAgctagttgggtcacagttagaaggaagaaaaagagggagaggtccgacatctctgaactatcaaaccccaacaaatttgctcGATTGGATgtggattcggtggatgatagtgaggaaatgacggtgccggaggagactgttccctctagcaaccagaggagcggtccctctggcgcagcctGGATGAACGATAGTGAGGTACCAAGTCATatagtggtggtaggggattccattatcaggaagatatatagggcaatctgctaccgggaccgtgatcgccgtacagtctgttgtcgctcgggtgcggcacatcgcggattgggtcgatagattgttgggaggggctgggaaggacCCGGCGGTCttagtgcatgttggcaccaatgacaaagttagtggaaggtgggatgtccttaagaaagactatagggaattatgcaagaaacttaaggcaaggacatctaaggtaatattctccgaaatattacctgtgccacgcgctagtccagggaggcagagggagattagggaggtacatgtgtggtttagggattggtgcaggaaagaggggtttgtgttcctggaacactggacgGACTTCTAAGtcgggcgccatcttttttgtgtcgtaatggattgcacctgaatgaggagggtgcagcggtgctggggggggaggATGAAtagaaggttggagattttaaactaggagcctggggggagggcttagcgagaaactacgggtcatgcagtgaggatAGAGGGGGTGACGTAGTAAAAGAaatggggagggaaagagcagccggtaagggtattaacatgggtactaaaaaagaTTTAATCAAAacactaactaataacgattatgggtcatcgatgctgcataaagtgaatgatgtccctagcacaaggataaaaatacttatcttaattttatgtatgtaaacgctagaagccttacaggtaaaaagggcgaactagaaatacttgcagcatatTATAGgcgttactgaaacttggtgggataaatctcatgattggacagtcaatctagagggttatacgctgtttaggagagacagattaaataaacggggtggagtggTATgtctttttaaaacctgatatatgggaagatattctggaggggactgtagacactgttgagacgttatgggtagaaattgcatccagggtaaaggaataaaaaagttagtattgtgtttatgctataggccgcctggtataaatgtgtctgatgaggaattgttactgaagcaaattgaaagagcagcaggagtaggagacatagtagtgatgggagattttaacttctCAGAAATAAATTGGATAagcgattcatgtgacactgctaggggcaatatgtttttaaacacactaaatgataactacttagttcaactaatcgaggaaccaactaggtaaaatgcaatcttagacctggtattaacaaacaatagggaattggtatcaaatattatagtaggggagcccataggaaacagcgaccacaatatggtcacatttaatatcggttttcataagcagtcctatactggctcaactagaactttaaactttagcaaagccaactttgacatgatgagggaagctttaagggatattgaatgggaaattttgtttcaaggaaaaaatacaacggcgaaatgggatgtattaaaatcactgctagttaaaataTTCACACatttattcccacgagcagcaaaaaaaggaataaaaatcccaaaccaatgtggcttaacaaaaagataaaggaacttatgggcaagaaaaggcgagcattcaaaaaatacaaatctgacggaaatgcggagtcatttcagcactataaggactgtaacaaaatatgctaaAAAGAAATAATAGCggttaaagtagaaactgaaaaactagtagcaaaggaaagcaaagcaaatcctcaaaaattatttaaatacatcaacagcaagagattaaagaaggagagtataggccctttaaaagacaagttgggagtcttactcAAAAATGATAATAACAAAGCGGACAAACTAAATAAGTTTTTTCAACGGtaattaccagagaggaccaaattcagggctaacacacaatctcaataatgataatgtcccactgataagtgcttatttaagtgaggaggtagtctgtgaccgattaaaacatgtaaagattaataagtcaccgggtcccgatggaaatcacccaagggttctagtggagcttcactctgaacttgcaagaccactatttttgatctttaaagattcagttatatcaggtatggttcccaaagactggcatatagcggaagtagtgccaatattcaaaaagggaagtaaagctgaaccgggtaattatacaccagttagtcttacatccatagtgaggaaagtattggaaggtattttaagggatagtattcagaagttccttgaagtcaataaggtcattaaaaggaatcaacatggatttgtgaaggaccgatcatgtcaaaccaacttacttggcttttatgaaacagtaagtgcgaaccttgatcagggtaaggaggtggatgcaatctttttagactttgccaaagctttcgacactgtaccacacatgtgacttatctataagctacaagaaattgggctagggagcacaatatgcacttgggtcaaaaattggttagaaaaTGGGaaacagcgcgttgtggttaatggatctttttcaaattggactgaagtgctaagtggtatgccacaagggtgtgtattaggaccactattgttcaacattttcattaacgacctaatagaaggtctagagaatatggtgtaaatttttgcagacgatgccaaattgtgtaaagttataaatacggagggggatgcggagtctcttcaaaacgacttagttaaattagaagcacgggcagccaaatggagaatgcgcttcaatacagacaagtgtaaggtaatgcactgtggtagcaagaacaaaaatgacatactaaatggggtaacgggattctgtactggaaaagtacttaggtgttcacatagatagcaaactaagcagcagtacccaaagtaggattgcaggaaaaaaggctaataagatattagcatgcataaaatggggaattgatgcaaggggcgAGTGTGTTATACTCCGATTATATAACTccttagtgaggccacatcttgaattctgtgtgcaattttgggcaccatactacaaaaaggatattctggagctagaaaaggttcagaggcgggcgaccaaactaattaagggcatggagatgctggaatacgaggaaaggcttgcacggctaggcatgtttacactagaaaagaggagactaacgggacatgatcaacatctacaaatatataaggggacaatacacagcttgcgcgggacctgttttcggTAAGATcagcagaggacacgtggacactcgcttaggttagagtagAGGAGATTCCCCACAATGCTGCgaaaaggtttttttcacagtaaggacaatatgtgtttggaattccctgcctgagggagttataGTGGCGgactatagttactatgaaaagaggaataaaacaaaatggctgacatccGCATCAGACAAaattaatcctgcataggagaccataaataggttgaacttgatggacaaattgtcttttttcaacctttagATACTATATTATGTATGATCTGTAAAGTACTGAATGCGGACCTAgttcagcatggattgctatttAGAGAATGTGCAAATGGAGCGACTATCGAACAACTGCATATGTGTAGCGCTCGCATTGCGCACATGCGTGGgttaatagcgacagaaaatgcatacagattgtaaacgcaatgtagccgctgtttgacatgaagccagcgtttctgggtggaaaccaggcgtttttggggagggtctctgacatcagtgCAGACCACTTCAAGCACGtatcagtcgcagattagtggcagtcTTAGACCTACTCTGTCAGGAGACGGGAGCTTACCACCGGGTCTGCCCATCCGTCTACTGACAGTGCTGTGTGGCTGTGGTGGGGCTGGCAGCAATGACGGTGCAGCTGCCAGAGTATGGGAGATGGGGAACCTGCTGGGTAATGGGGCGTgctcctgtgtgtctgcagcactgggagccgccatgttggagaccaaggttcTCTGTGTCCAATTGCTGAGCTATGTGGTATGCTCAGTCCAATGGGAGGCAACTTCCTCTTACAAAAGGGGTCAGCCCACTtttgcatgctgccagtgcttcatATTACTGCCCAGTGCAGCTCTGAGCTCCCGCAGGAATTCCCTGTTATTCTTGTGCTTCTAAGGTCTCCTGTTCTGCTCTTTTGGTCGTCCTGCTGCATCTCCACCGGAGTTCCACGGTCCGCAGTTGTCCTCGCACCGGGTGTCATTCCCCGGCGCCCCGTATCTGTAGAGGGGCTTTATGGACATCTGCAGTGCTCCTCAGACATGACTATCCAGCATCCATTCATCAACAGTGTACTTCAGTGCTCATCAGTCACATTCAGCATTCATTCTTTAGCAGTTTTCTTCAGTCTTCTTCAGCTATAACAATCTAGTAATCTTCCTTCAGTCAACAagccttcattcaccagtgtcttccaGTTCTCTAGACTTTGAGTTCCTTGTTGTATGACAAGGAATTACATTTGGCCGCCTCAGTTCTTCCCTGCTGTGGCGTCCACTTCCTCAATGAACACTCATTCAGCGGAACCTCATTATCAGCCCGGTGTgacatacatttgctcagatggcaaagacTCTTCGATGTTCCGAGATTTGCATATGCATCTGCAAGTGGATAGCAATCTGCAGTGCATTCTCATATTTGCATGAGGTATTTTTTCTTTCTGTCAGGGCGGCGTCttcctactcgcagacaactgcaatttctcagaataacgatctatgctgaattaggccatGAGTTGGCTGTCTGTTATTTCAGTGGCTTCCAGTTTGACCCCGCATGTGAATACACCAGCTTGGGAGGCCACGCTGGCTGGGGCCATATCTGAATTGTCTTACCAGTTAGTGAGTGGCCTTTAGACAGATGCCACAGGGAACTATTACTTCCTACGGCAGCCCCCTTAGCTTGGGGGTGAGATCCTTAGTTACTTCAGTACTTTCCTCTTCACAGGGGGCACCCTCCCATACTCCGGTGTTGGCAGGGTCTCTTACAAGTTTTCTCCTCATTAGAGAGACTTCTACAGCTTTTCTCCAGTGGTTTGGGAGGATTTTTCAGACTTAGTGGGGCCCCTACTGGGTAGTCAGAAGAAGCGTAGTCTCCCAGCGGTGCTCCGTTCCGGTAAAAGTTTGAACTTGGAACAGGATATGCTTGTTGATTCTAAGGTAGAAGGATTCGGCTAATATACCAAGAGTGGAGGCCTTAATTGCAGCTTCCCGCCAGGTGTTGCATATTTCAGATGTGGGTTCCAGCAGTCTCCAGAATCCTCACTTTTTAAGAGAAAGAGGTAACAGCCTCTTCCCCTCAGTTAGAGCACTTACTGTCTGTGGCATGGCAGCATCCAGACCACAAATTTCAGATATCCAGGCTTATGCTATCTCTGTATCTGCTTCCTGCAACAGACAGAGCTGAATGGGAATCTTCTCCATAGGTGAATCCCTCCATTTCCTGTCTTGCCAAAACGAGGACTATTCTGGTTCCTAGAGCTACTTCCCTTAGAGATGGTTCGGATCATTAACTGGAAAATACCTTCACATATTTTTTTGTAGGCACTGGGATATCCTTGCAACCAAACCTGACTTCTGCCTGGGTTAACAAGGCAGTTGAGAAGTGAGTGGATTTACTCTTTGATGGCTTAAGTTTTGATACCCCTTGGTCGGACCTTCTCCCACTGCTGGAACATATTAAGGAGTTCGCCACTTACCTTGTGGAGGCAGCCATAGATGCAGAACTGGTCTGTTCTAAGTCTTTTGCTACTCTGAGAGCTCTATGGCTAAGAGCATGGCAGGcggtctctgggggtaattcagacctgatcgctagcaagcgatttttgcactgctgtgatcagatagtcgctgcccacaggggagtgtattttagctgtgcaagtgtgcgaatgcatgtgtaacagagccgtacaaacagattttgtgcagtctctgagtagcccagaacttactcagcctctccggtgtgactccagattacctcagcggtaccaggaggtcatagcaaaggggggagggattattagtgtactaaatccccaatctctgtacttagtctgcgacccggctaagcttggcattagcaataggggcgctgtgtgctggcttcaAACTCTATGTCTCCCTGGAAGGGTttttttgtgggttaattgtgcttttaacctttactgtgtgtgtgtgtgtgtgtgtgtgtgctgtcatatttacaatatgtcaggcaaaga
Proteins encoded in this region:
- the LOC135057050 gene encoding zinc finger protein 883-like isoform X1 produces the protein MRCVIDSLRMEKDRSPMTERIVNLSLEIIYLLTGEDYTVVKKTSGECVTPSSHSCVSGRRSRTQSPITVSPLHSLIHERDNEQKILELTNKIIQLLTGEVPIRCQDVTVYLSMEEWEYVERHKGLYEDVLVENCQTLIPLDGSSNRDTPERCPCPLHSQDCTEENHRTPQEDQGDGLTDIKVEDMEGEEEMYVRGDQQCKEEEIPTDISSVDGRTSRNISEGGLIMSPDIKIEDKNIRQDSPGENTIILNIHPALPSTDMSCGSSNHEEHSPDNSDLATHNTAHKGETVSSSYESGISSIHQSAFVRHKKSHTGENPFTCSECGKCFTHKSSFVLHQRTHTGEKPFMCPECKKCFTKKSSLVRHEILHTGEKPFTCSECRKCFTHKSYLVIHQRTHSDEKPYTCSECGKCFAIKSSLVTHERLHTGEKPFTCSRCGKSFAKKSSLVTHETLHTDVKPFSCPECGKCFANKSSLVTHERLHTDVKAFSCSECGKCFAKKSHLVTHERLHTGEKPFTCPECGKCFAKKSHLVTHERLHTGENPFTCPECGKCFTQKSHLVTHERSHTGEKPFPCSECGKCFIYKSYLVIHERSHTGEKPFLCSECGKNFPSNSRLVEHQRSHTGYKPFPCPECGKCFAKKSYLIIHRRNHTGETPFTCSECGKCFTQKSGLVKHIRIHR
- the LOC135057050 gene encoding zinc finger protein 883-like isoform X2 encodes the protein MRCVIDSLRMEKDRSPMTERIVNLSLEIIYLLTGEDYTVVKKTSGECVTPSSHSCVSGRRSRTQSPITVSPLHSLIHERDNEQKILELTNKIIQLLTGEVPIRCQDVTVYLSMEEWEYVERHKGLYEDVLVENCQTLIPLDGSSNRDTPERCPCPLHSQDCTEENHRTPQEDQGDGLTDIKVEDMEGEEEMYVRGDQQCKEEEIPTDISSDGRTSRNISEGGLIMSPDIKIEDKNIRQDSPGENTIILNIHPALPSTDMSCGSSNHEEHSPDNSDLATHNTAHKGETVSSSYESGISSIHQSAFVRHKKSHTGENPFTCSECGKCFTHKSSFVLHQRTHTGEKPFMCPECKKCFTKKSSLVRHEILHTGEKPFTCSECRKCFTHKSYLVIHQRTHSDEKPYTCSECGKCFAIKSSLVTHERLHTGEKPFTCSRCGKSFAKKSSLVTHETLHTDVKPFSCPECGKCFANKSSLVTHERLHTDVKAFSCSECGKCFAKKSHLVTHERLHTGEKPFTCPECGKCFAKKSHLVTHERLHTGENPFTCPECGKCFTQKSHLVTHERSHTGEKPFPCSECGKCFIYKSYLVIHERSHTGEKPFLCSECGKNFPSNSRLVEHQRSHTGYKPFPCPECGKCFAKKSYLIIHRRNHTGETPFTCSECGKCFTQKSGLVKHIRIHR